The following proteins are encoded in a genomic region of Actinomadura sp. NAK00032:
- a CDS encoding FadR/GntR family transcriptional regulator, whose product MMDIPPAGLHGSVLDRLGMLITSGELGPGAVLRIEELESRFGVSRSVVREAIRVLESMGMVTSRRRVGVTVAERVRWNVFHPQIIGWRLDGAGRDEQLRSLGELRRGLEPVAAALAARRATPAQCGTLTGAVMDMAVHGRSGDLEAYLTADVLFHRTLLEASGNEMMAALSGLVAAVLAGRTHHHLMPAHPEPAAIRWHAEVAQAVQAGDAGAAERAMRDIVDEATRAMLDAGE is encoded by the coding sequence ATGATGGACATCCCGCCGGCCGGGTTGCACGGCAGCGTCCTCGACCGGCTGGGCATGCTGATCACGTCCGGCGAGCTCGGTCCGGGCGCGGTGCTGCGGATCGAGGAGCTGGAGTCCCGGTTCGGGGTGTCCCGGTCGGTGGTGCGGGAGGCGATCCGCGTCCTGGAGTCGATGGGCATGGTCACCAGCCGCCGCCGGGTCGGCGTCACGGTCGCCGAGCGGGTGCGGTGGAACGTCTTCCACCCGCAGATCATCGGCTGGCGGCTGGACGGCGCGGGCCGCGACGAGCAGCTGCGCTCGCTCGGCGAGCTGCGCCGCGGGCTGGAGCCGGTCGCCGCCGCGCTCGCCGCCCGCCGCGCCACCCCCGCGCAGTGCGGCACGCTGACCGGCGCGGTGATGGACATGGCGGTGCACGGCCGGTCCGGCGACCTGGAGGCCTACCTCACCGCGGACGTCCTCTTCCACCGGACGCTGCTGGAGGCGTCCGGCAACGAGATGATGGCCGCCCTCAGCGGGCTGGTCGCCGCCGTCCTCGCGGGCCGCACCCACCACCACCTGATGCCCGCCCACCCCGAGCCGGCCGCGATCCGCTGGCACGCGGAGGTGGCGCAGGCCGTCCAGGCGGGCGACGCCGGCGCCGCCGAACGCGCCATGCGCGACATCGTCGACGAGGCCACGCGGGCGATGCTCGACGCGGGCGAGTGA
- a CDS encoding DUF72 domain-containing protein, with amino-acid sequence MRVHVGCAMWAHARWQGRFLPPALPPAERLRAYASWCDAVEGNTTFYATPARSAVESWAEQTPPDFRFLLKLPKAITHERRLADAGEQLRSFLWAMEPLGPRTHALWVQLPSSFGPGDLGALAGFLRGLPAEHRYAVEVRHRAFFEDDRSARDLERVLGRAGAEWVPFDTTAFFTSPPTSDAERDAWTKKPRVPRRSAALTDRPIVRYLGRDDTERTVEGWRFWVEKAAGWVREGRSPTVFVHTPDNADALALARRFHGEVRALAPQVEPLPEPVPAEPPTLF; translated from the coding sequence ATGCGGGTTCATGTGGGGTGCGCGATGTGGGCGCACGCGCGGTGGCAGGGCCGGTTCCTGCCCCCGGCGCTGCCTCCGGCCGAGCGGCTGCGCGCCTACGCGAGCTGGTGCGACGCGGTGGAGGGCAACACCACCTTCTACGCGACGCCGGCGCGGAGCGCGGTGGAGTCGTGGGCGGAGCAGACCCCGCCGGACTTCCGGTTCCTGCTGAAGCTGCCGAAGGCGATCACCCATGAGCGGCGGCTCGCGGACGCCGGCGAGCAGCTCCGCTCGTTCCTGTGGGCGATGGAGCCGCTGGGGCCGCGGACGCACGCGCTCTGGGTGCAGCTCCCGAGCTCGTTCGGCCCCGGGGACCTCGGCGCGCTGGCCGGTTTCCTGCGCGGCCTGCCCGCCGAACACCGGTACGCCGTCGAGGTCCGGCACCGGGCCTTCTTCGAGGACGACCGGAGCGCCCGCGACCTGGAGCGGGTGCTCGGCCGGGCCGGGGCCGAGTGGGTGCCGTTCGACACCACCGCGTTCTTCACCAGCCCGCCGACCAGCGACGCCGAACGGGACGCCTGGACGAAGAAGCCGCGCGTGCCGCGCCGGTCGGCGGCGCTCACCGACCGCCCGATCGTCCGCTACCTCGGCCGGGACGACACCGAGCGCACCGTCGAGGGCTGGCGGTTCTGGGTGGAGAAGGCCGCCGGGTGGGTGCGCGAGGGGCGCTCGCCGACCGTGTTCGTCCACACTCCCGACAACGCCGACGCCCTGGCGCTGGCCCGCCGCTTCCACGGCGAGGTGCGGGCCCTGGCACCGCAGGTGGAGCCGCTGCCGGAGCCCGTCCCGGCGGAGCCGCCCACCCTCTTCTAG
- a CDS encoding alpha/beta fold hydrolase, whose translation MGTEGGYADTEWGQVHYRRSGGAGPWIGLFHESPLSSRVFEDVLPPLGRHARGAGGRPGLPVRLRAPGDFAAALLDFVRKAAVR comes from the coding sequence ATGGGGACCGAGGGCGGTTACGCGGACACCGAGTGGGGCCAGGTCCACTACCGGCGGAGCGGCGGCGCGGGGCCGTGGATCGGCCTGTTCCACGAGTCCCCGCTGTCGTCCCGCGTCTTCGAGGACGTCCTGCCGCCGCTCGGCCGGCACGCCCGAGGCGCCGGTGGACGGCCTGGGCTCCCAGTTCGGCTGCGCGCGCCGGGCGACTTCGCCGCCGCGCTGCTCGACTTCGTCCGGAAGGCGGCGGTTCGGTAG
- a CDS encoding arylmalonate decarboxylase — translation MARDGVDDPLLEQIRDEIGAACERVLTCEPDSMVMGMSAETFWGGVEGNKQFVKRIHDITGLRVATGAEACERALKLFGARRIGVVTPYQPVGDANVRRFFTELGFAVDRIIGLKCPTAVSIAHVTEAELRAALRELAAGEVDALVQCGTNLSMVATADEAERWLGLPVIAINAATWWMALRDNGIGDKVHGAGTLLREH, via the coding sequence CTGGCCCGCGATGGTGTGGACGATCCTCTGCTGGAGCAGATCCGCGACGAGATCGGCGCGGCCTGCGAGCGGGTGCTGACCTGCGAGCCGGACTCCATGGTGATGGGCATGTCCGCCGAGACGTTCTGGGGCGGCGTCGAGGGCAACAAGCAGTTCGTCAAGCGGATCCACGACATCACCGGCCTCCGGGTCGCGACCGGCGCCGAGGCGTGCGAGCGCGCGCTGAAGCTGTTCGGGGCGCGGCGGATCGGCGTCGTCACCCCGTACCAGCCGGTCGGCGACGCCAACGTCCGCCGGTTCTTCACCGAGCTCGGCTTCGCGGTCGACCGGATCATCGGGCTGAAGTGCCCGACGGCCGTGTCGATCGCGCACGTCACCGAGGCGGAGCTGCGGGCCGCGCTCCGCGAGCTGGCGGCGGGCGAGGTCGACGCGCTGGTGCAGTGCGGCACCAACCTGTCGATGGTGGCGACGGCCGACGAGGCGGAGCGCTGGCTCGGCCTGCCCGTCATCGCGATCAACGCCGCCACCTGGTGGATGGCGCTGCGCGACAACGGGATCGGCGACAAGGTCCACGGCGCCGGCACCCTCCTGCGCGAGCACTGA
- a CDS encoding SDR family oxidoreductase: protein MTGAAVVVTGGTRGIGLGLARELLARDARVAICGRSREPVDKAVADLGGGAIGVVCDMADRGQVQALWDAAADAFGRVDHWINNAGVSTSRRPLADLPPEQLEAVVSANLLGVMHGSAVAVRGMAAQGGGTVWNMAGLGSDGRTVPGLIAYGATKRGTDYLTSGLAKEVKGGPVKVAHLSPGMVVTDLLLQDYSPEELARAKKVFNILADRVETVAPWLAGKILAGTKNGGTVAWLTTPKIMGRFLLGTVRKRDLFGDRP, encoded by the coding sequence GTGACCGGCGCGGCCGTCGTCGTCACCGGCGGGACGCGCGGGATCGGGCTCGGCCTCGCCCGCGAGCTGCTCGCCCGGGACGCCCGCGTCGCGATCTGCGGCCGGTCGCGGGAGCCGGTGGACAAGGCGGTCGCCGATCTCGGCGGCGGCGCGATCGGGGTCGTCTGCGACATGGCGGACCGCGGCCAGGTGCAGGCGCTGTGGGACGCCGCCGCCGACGCGTTCGGGCGGGTCGACCACTGGATCAACAACGCGGGCGTCTCCACCTCCCGCCGCCCGCTCGCCGACCTGCCGCCCGAGCAGCTGGAGGCGGTGGTGTCGGCGAACCTGCTCGGCGTGATGCACGGCAGCGCCGTCGCGGTGCGCGGCATGGCCGCGCAGGGCGGCGGCACGGTGTGGAACATGGCCGGGCTCGGCAGCGACGGCCGCACCGTCCCCGGCCTGATCGCCTACGGCGCGACCAAGCGGGGCACCGACTACCTCACCTCCGGCCTGGCCAAGGAGGTCAAGGGCGGGCCGGTGAAGGTGGCGCACCTGTCCCCCGGCATGGTCGTCACCGACCTGCTCCTCCAGGACTACTCCCCCGAGGAGCTGGCCAGGGCGAAGAAGGTCTTCAACATCCTCGCCGACCGCGTGGAGACGGTGGCGCCCTGGCTGGCCGGCAAGATCCTTGCCGGGACGAAGAACGGCGGCACGGTCGCCTGGCTCACCACTCCCAAGATCATGGGACGGTTCCTGCTCGGCACCGTCCGCAAGCGCGACCTGTTCGGCGACCGGCCATGA
- a CDS encoding neocarzinostatin apoprotein domain-containing protein, with the protein MIAIALAAALLSAPALPAAGAAPAPELQVSRSADLAEGATITVTQSGFRPGLKSVAVGLCREGYTNGLKDCVLAVTAPGNQGPNSAEIPLTFAAAGSGGNGGDGGHGGGGGTGGGSTPTGGGGDLPNTGSPDGVPTYALVASALVMAGGAALLIIPRRRKGHS; encoded by the coding sequence GTGATCGCGATCGCCCTCGCCGCGGCGCTGCTGAGCGCCCCGGCCCTGCCCGCCGCCGGCGCCGCGCCCGCGCCCGAACTCCAGGTCAGCCGCAGCGCCGACCTCGCCGAGGGCGCCACGATCACCGTCACCCAGAGCGGGTTCCGGCCGGGCCTGAAGTCGGTCGCCGTCGGGCTGTGCCGGGAGGGCTACACCAACGGCCTCAAGGACTGCGTCCTCGCCGTCACCGCGCCGGGGAACCAGGGCCCCAACTCGGCCGAGATCCCGCTCACCTTCGCCGCCGCCGGCAGTGGCGGCAACGGAGGCGACGGCGGGCACGGGGGCGGCGGCGGTACGGGCGGCGGCTCGACCCCGACCGGTGGCGGCGGCGACCTGCCGAACACCGGCAGCCCCGACGGCGTCCCCACCTACGCCCTCGTCGCCTCCGCCCTCGTCATGGCCGGCGGCGCCGCCCTGCTGATCATCCCGCGCCGTCGGAAGGGGCACTCGTGA